In Haloarcula limicola, the genomic stretch GACCAGCAGCAGCGACGCGTCCCCGCGGCTCAGGAACGGCACCTTCTCGACGCGGTTCGCGACTCGTGTTGCCGTACTCATATCGGATATGATTACCAGTTGCTGCGGATGTCCTTCGCGGCGGTCGTGAGCGCCTGTTCAGGGGTGGCGTCGCCGTTGAACGCCTTGACGAGCGCGCTGTCGACCGGGCCCCACACGTCGTCCATCTTGGGGTGGGCGGGCATCGGCGTCCCCATGTCGACGGAACTGGAGAAGGCCTGGACGGTGGCGGGCAGGTCGTCGCCCTGGGCGACGCTCTTGAGAACCGGGATGGAGCCCTGATTCTCCGCGAGGGAGCGGATGTGGTCCTCGTTCGTCGTGTACCACTCGGCGAACGTCCGCGCGGCGGCCGCGGACGGACCGCCGCTCTCCATGGCTTTGGCGAAGTACCAGAGTTGAATCCCGGTGTAGGGGTTCGGCGTTCCCTCGCTCATCTCGGGGAACGGTATCACCTCGTAGTTGAGGTCGTTCCCGTTGAGCGCTGCGAGCGACCACGGGCCGTTGATAGTGATCGCGGCGTTCCCCTCGTTGAACGCGGCCGCCTGTGGCGAGTACTTCGGGTCCTTCGGCATGTACGGTTTGAAGTTCTCGACGATGAACTCGAGCCCGCGGACGAACTCGTCCTCCGCGATACCCAACTGCGGATCGCTGTCGGCCTTGAAGAAGTAACCGCCGAAGGCCTGTAGCCACCCGCTGGTGAAGTAGGAGTTGATCGGGTAGCTGAGCCCGTACTGACCGTTGTCGGGATCGTGGTGCTTCTCGATCGTGCTGATCATCTCGTCGACGCTGCTCGGGACGGAGTCGACGATGTCCGTGTTGACGATGGGAGTGACGGTTTCGGCACCGTACGGGAGACCGATGACCTTCCCGTCGTACTTGGCCGCCTGTCGAGCCGTTTCGGTATAGACGTTCATGTCGACCGAGAGCTGGTCGCCCTGACCGACGATGAAGCCCTGTTCGTAGGTGTTGCCCGCCCAGTCGTGCGCCCAGTCGAAGATCTGCGGGCCTTCGCCGGCCGGGATCGCGCTCGACGTCTTCTGCTGGAGGTCGGAGATATCCGCTCCCTCGATAGTGTGACGCTTCTGCTCGTTGAACTCCTTGATTATATCCTGACGCGTCGCCAGCTCGCTCTCGGAGAGCGAGTACCACGCGGTCGCGGTCCCGGCGGGACCCTGACTCTCCGTGCCACTGCTCCCGTCGGAGTCGGTACCGCCGGAGCCACCGTCGCCACCGTCACCGCCGCCGTCGCCGCCGTCTTCCTGTACGCTACAGCCAGCGATCGCCGTTGCAGCTCCGATACCACCGAGTTGCTTGATCAGCGTTCTGCGGTCCATTGTCATGGATGGATAATGGATGAAATAGTCTTTCACAACTTAAATCATTCGGATACTCACGAACGTTCATCATATATATCCCGACTGCTGCGGCTCGCGGCGGGCGAAGAATACGACGAGCAGACGGGCCGAACGACCGACTATCTGGCTCTCAGAACGTAAATTATCCTCCATGCACAAAAGTGCTACGAAATTATACTTCAGCTCTTTACGGAATCGTTGAAACGATGGTGAACTACTCGAACGAAGATCGAAAACGAGGGCAACAGTAAAATAGCGGGCTGGCAACGCTTGGGCTATGCATCACCCCGGCCCACCGCGTTTTTGCACCGTCGACGAGTCGGTCGAGCTGGCACCACGGCGACCGGACCCCGACGCCGACTTCCGGTGGCGACTCACGGAGGTACCGGGGGGGAGTTCGGTCGCCCTGGGCGACGGTCCCGTCGTCCACCTCGAGCCGGACGTACCCGGCACCTACCGCGCGGAACTCTCCGCGCCGGACGGGACGCACACGCAGACGGTACGCGCGTTCCCGGCCTCGACGACGCGGACAGTCCGGTTCAGCGTCACCGAGGACGACGTCGCCGAGGGCGACCCCGCCGACGTCGCCGACGCCGAGAGCTGCGTCGTCTTCGGGAAGTTCAACGACTTCACGATGGGGAGTCACTGGGCGACGGAAGCGGACGGCGAGTGGGTCCTGGAGACGGAACTCCCGCCGGGCACGCACGAAGCCATCTTCGCGTTCGACGGGGAGTTCGACCCGTTCGCGACCGACGAGGTGACAGTCGAAGGCGCGGGTCGCCCGCGCGTCGAACTCGACAGCCACCGGGAGGGCGAGGAGCTGGTCGTCACCGCCGACGCGCGCGCCGCGCCCGACGGGCGCGACCCCGACGTGGAGTTTCACTTCGACGACCGGGACTCGCTCGACGAAGCGGCGGTCGACGTCGGCGGCGGCGAACTCCGGGTCGCTATCGACTCGCTACCGGTCCTCTCGCGCGTCCACGCCGTCGCCGTCGCCGAACGGCACAGCATCGCCGACACGCTCGAAATTCGTTCCGGCGCGTCCGGAGACCTCACTGTCTCTCGCCCCGCGGACGCCCCCGAGTGGACGGACGACGCCACCATCTACGAGATCTTCGTCCGCGAGTTCGTCGGCGACATCGCCGAGACGTCCTTCGAGGAGATCGAGCGCCGGGTGCCCTACGTCGAGTCGCTGGGCGTCGACGTGGTCTGGTTCACGCCCGTCGTCCAGAGCCCCACCCGACACGGCTATCACATCACGGACCTCTTCGACACCGCCGCCGACCTCGGCACGCGCGAGGAGTTCCGGTCGCTGGTCGAGCGCTTCCACGAGGCCGGTATCCGCGTCGTCTTCGACCTCGTCCTCAACCATACCTCGCGGGACCACCCGTACTTCCAGTTCCACCGCGCCGGCGTCCCCGAGTACGCCGACTACTACGAGCGCATTCCGGCAGAGGCGGACGTGACCGACGTCGACTGGGCCGGCGACGACGCGCCGGGGCTCTACTTCAACTGGACGCGAATCCCCAACGTCAACTACGACTCGCTCGCCGTCCGCCGATGGATGCTCGACGTGGTCGAGGAGTGGGCCGACGAGGTGGACGGCTTCCGCTGTGACGTGGCGTGGGGCGTCCCCCACGGCTTCTGGAAGGAGGTTCGCGAGCGGGTGAAAGCCCACGACTCCGACTTTCTCCTGCTCGACGAGACGGTACCACACCGCGACGCCGCCTTCCGGGAAAACGAGTTCGACGTGCACTACGACCCGGACTTCTACTTCGCTCTGCGAGACATCGGTCGCGGCGAGGAACCGGCGACGGTGCTGTTCGACGCCCTGGCAGAGTCCGAGCACTGGGGCTACCCCGACCGCGCGGTCCACATGCGCTACGTCGAGAACCACGACGAGGACCGCTACCGCGACGAGTGCGGGCCGGAACCGCTGCGGGCCGCCGTCGGCGCGACGTTTACTGTCCCCGGCCTCCCCATGCTCTACTACGGACAGGAACGCGGCGTCGAAGACCAGCGCGGGACGATGCGCTGGCACGACGGCGACGCCGACCTGACCGACTTCCACCGCCGACTGGTGGCGCTCCGCGACGAACACGCCGCCCTGCGCGCGTCCGGTGTCACCCCCGTCGAGTGGTCCGTCGCCGAAGGTGATCCGGACGGCGTCGTCGCCTACGAACGCGCCGACGGCGACGAGACGCTCGTGGTCGTCTTGAACTTCGCCGCCGAGGACGCGACGGTGACTCTCGACCGCGAGGTGACCGGCCGCGACCTCCTCTCGGAGTCCGACGTGACGAGCGAGGACGGCCTGCGCGTCGCCGACGTGGTCGTGACCCCCGCCGCGGAGTAATCGCCTGCTCTCGTCTCCGCCGACCGCTCGTTGATTCGGATTCTCGCCGTCCGCGCGCCCACCGGAAGAAAAAACTCCTACGAAATTTCCCCTCACAGATTCACTATTTTGGGGAACATTTATCATGCGGGACACGTACACGGGTACTAATGGCGAGTCTCGAACTGAACGCACTGAGAAAGGAGTTCGATGGCGGGTCCATCGTCGCGGTCGACGACCTGGAACTGTTCATCGAGGACGGGGAGTTCGTGACGGTCGTCGGACCGTCCGGCTGTGGGAAGTCGACGACGCTGCGGATGATCGCCGGTCTCGAACGACCGTCGAGCGGTCGCATCCACATCGGCGGTAACGACATCACCGACGTCCACGCGCGACACCGCGACGTGGCGATGGTGTTCCAGAACTACGCGCTGTACCCGCACAAGACCATCCAACAGAACATGGCCTTCGGCCTGCGGATGAGCACCGACATGTCCGCCGAGGAGCGCGAACAGCGCGTCTACGAGGCCGCCGAGATGATGGGCATCGAGGACCTGCTCGACGACACGCCCGAGGAGCTCTCCGGCGGGCAGAAACAGCGCGTCGCGCTGGGTCGCGCGATCGTCCGCGAACCCGACGTGTTCCTCTTCGACGAGCCGCTGTCGAACTTAGACGCGAAACTGCGGACGACGATGCGGACCGAGATCCAGCGCCTGCAGGAGGAACTGGGCATCACGTCGGTGTACGTCACCCACGACCAGGAGGAGGCGATGACGATGGGCGACCGAATCGTCATCCTCAACGACGGGAAGCTCCAGCAGACGGGCAAACCCACCGAGGTGTATCAGAACCCCGCCAACCAGTTCGTAGCCGGGTTCGTTGGGTCGCCGTCGATGAACTTCATCGACGTCGAGGCCGAATCCGTCGGCGATGGCATCCACCTGACCGGCTCGGACGGTGCGTTCTCCTACGACCTCACGTCGGGTCGAGCCGACGCGTTCGGCGACATCGGCGGCGGCTCGTACGTCCTCGGCATCCGCCCGGAACACGTCGTCGTCGGCGAGGACGGCGGACAGAACGCCGTCCCGGCGACGGTGGACGTGGTCGAACCGGTCGGGAGCGACAACTACCTGTATCTGGACCTCGGCTCGGAGTCCCGGAGTTTCGACACCGAGGACGCGCCGGACTTCATCGCCCGCGTCCCGGCCGACGTCGAACCCGAAGTCGGCGACCTGATCCACATCTCCTTCGAGGAGTCCTCGGTCCACCTCTTCGACGCTCAGACGGGTGAGGCGGTCACGGCCACCGAAGAACCGGCCGTCACCGCCCCGTAGCAGCGACACGCAGTTTCGACGGTTTTCCAGACACCGTCCGGCGAGCGACGACCTCGTGGTGGAAAAACTGCGCCCGCCGCTCCGCGGGTCACTTCGCTAC encodes the following:
- a CDS encoding extracellular solute-binding protein — its product is MTMDRRTLIKQLGGIGAATAIAGCSVQEDGGDGGGDGGDGGSGGTDSDGSSGTESQGPAGTATAWYSLSESELATRQDIIKEFNEQKRHTIEGADISDLQQKTSSAIPAGEGPQIFDWAHDWAGNTYEQGFIVGQGDQLSVDMNVYTETARQAAKYDGKVIGLPYGAETVTPIVNTDIVDSVPSSVDEMISTIEKHHDPDNGQYGLSYPINSYFTSGWLQAFGGYFFKADSDPQLGIAEDEFVRGLEFIVENFKPYMPKDPKYSPQAAAFNEGNAAITINGPWSLAALNGNDLNYEVIPFPEMSEGTPNPYTGIQLWYFAKAMESGGPSAAAARTFAEWYTTNEDHIRSLAENQGSIPVLKSVAQGDDLPATVQAFSSSVDMGTPMPAHPKMDDVWGPVDSALVKAFNGDATPEQALTTAAKDIRSNW
- a CDS encoding alpha-amylase family glycosyl hydrolase, which gives rise to MHHPGPPRFCTVDESVELAPRRPDPDADFRWRLTEVPGGSSVALGDGPVVHLEPDVPGTYRAELSAPDGTHTQTVRAFPASTTRTVRFSVTEDDVAEGDPADVADAESCVVFGKFNDFTMGSHWATEADGEWVLETELPPGTHEAIFAFDGEFDPFATDEVTVEGAGRPRVELDSHREGEELVVTADARAAPDGRDPDVEFHFDDRDSLDEAAVDVGGGELRVAIDSLPVLSRVHAVAVAERHSIADTLEIRSGASGDLTVSRPADAPEWTDDATIYEIFVREFVGDIAETSFEEIERRVPYVESLGVDVVWFTPVVQSPTRHGYHITDLFDTAADLGTREEFRSLVERFHEAGIRVVFDLVLNHTSRDHPYFQFHRAGVPEYADYYERIPAEADVTDVDWAGDDAPGLYFNWTRIPNVNYDSLAVRRWMLDVVEEWADEVDGFRCDVAWGVPHGFWKEVRERVKAHDSDFLLLDETVPHRDAAFRENEFDVHYDPDFYFALRDIGRGEEPATVLFDALAESEHWGYPDRAVHMRYVENHDEDRYRDECGPEPLRAAVGATFTVPGLPMLYYGQERGVEDQRGTMRWHDGDADLTDFHRRLVALRDEHAALRASGVTPVEWSVAEGDPDGVVAYERADGDETLVVVLNFAAEDATVTLDREVTGRDLLSESDVTSEDGLRVADVVVTPAAE
- a CDS encoding ABC transporter ATP-binding protein, with amino-acid sequence MASLELNALRKEFDGGSIVAVDDLELFIEDGEFVTVVGPSGCGKSTTLRMIAGLERPSSGRIHIGGNDITDVHARHRDVAMVFQNYALYPHKTIQQNMAFGLRMSTDMSAEEREQRVYEAAEMMGIEDLLDDTPEELSGGQKQRVALGRAIVREPDVFLFDEPLSNLDAKLRTTMRTEIQRLQEELGITSVYVTHDQEEAMTMGDRIVILNDGKLQQTGKPTEVYQNPANQFVAGFVGSPSMNFIDVEAESVGDGIHLTGSDGAFSYDLTSGRADAFGDIGGGSYVLGIRPEHVVVGEDGGQNAVPATVDVVEPVGSDNYLYLDLGSESRSFDTEDAPDFIARVPADVEPEVGDLIHISFEESSVHLFDAQTGEAVTATEEPAVTAP